In a genomic window of Vibrio marisflavi CECT 7928:
- a CDS encoding substrate-binding periplasmic protein yields MSDSRANTVKPEKVQTTYCGIHKVMPIQKSGFRTISSWTKGGIASLSIHFFCTVIVVMFFSTLLNKAYPSNENSLSVAVSPWIPWRIQSDDGSWGGIAIDTLRVITVCTKTDLELLDIKNAKRMRKEWGRRINAESAISPFWRKAEESSSSYTSPLFSTSDIILAKKGVFKNIQSSKDLHGEKVGVTVGYYYPEGFTEAFNAGKIQTSPSNSKNLLPKLLRGRLKAIIINENELQYLLSNNQYDFKYDIDNFEVIYRFETVLLHVRLHRDYQHLIPKFNAVIEQLNSSGIKERIQSKYSSSGKEKEPISLDECPFKPN; encoded by the coding sequence ATGTCTGATTCCCGAGCAAATACTGTAAAACCAGAGAAAGTTCAAACAACATATTGTGGGATACATAAAGTGATGCCGATACAAAAATCAGGGTTCCGTACCATAAGCTCATGGACAAAAGGAGGGATTGCCAGCCTCAGCATCCATTTCTTTTGTACAGTTATTGTAGTGATGTTTTTCTCCACCCTACTCAACAAAGCCTATCCTTCAAATGAAAACTCGTTATCGGTAGCGGTTTCTCCTTGGATACCTTGGCGCATACAGTCAGATGATGGTAGTTGGGGTGGGATAGCAATAGATACACTAAGGGTTATTACCGTATGTACTAAAACAGATCTGGAACTGCTGGATATAAAAAATGCTAAGCGTATGAGAAAAGAATGGGGACGTCGCATCAACGCGGAGTCTGCAATTTCTCCTTTTTGGAGGAAAGCCGAAGAGTCTAGCTCATCCTATACAAGTCCATTATTTTCAACATCTGATATTATTCTTGCCAAAAAAGGAGTATTTAAAAATATTCAGTCTTCCAAAGACTTGCATGGGGAAAAGGTAGGAGTAACGGTTGGATATTACTACCCAGAGGGATTTACTGAAGCATTCAACGCAGGAAAAATACAAACTAGCCCCTCAAACTCAAAAAACTTACTGCCGAAGCTTCTTCGTGGAAGGTTAAAAGCTATCATCATCAATGAAAACGAGCTGCAGTACTTGCTCAGTAACAATCAGTACGATTTCAAATATGATATAGACAACTTTGAAGTAATCTACCGTTTTGAGACCGTACTTTTACACGTAAGGCTCCATCGTGACTATCAACACCTAATTCCTAAGTTTAATGCTGTAATTGAACAATTAAACAGTAGTGGCATAAAAGAACGAATTCAAAGCAAGTATTCTAGTTCCGGCAAAGAGAAAGAGCCTATAAGCTTGGACGAGTGCCCATTCAAACCCAATTAA
- a CDS encoding HAD family hydrolase — translation MKFKAAIFDMDGLLLDTERVCKTIFQQACDALNLPFLESAYLNIIGCNSKRCEEILTGAYGADYQPLHNEWKRRYQAVVMHEPIPVKQGVIELLDWLHNQSIPMAVATSTENNVAKTKLRLAGLDQYFQNLTTGCEVSNSKPDPEIYLLAASRLEVSPDVCLSFEDSNNGIKAAVAAGTIAYQIPDLIQPTDEVIALGHSIEPSLTDVLTKLKSIH, via the coding sequence ATGAAATTCAAAGCAGCCATTTTCGACATGGACGGTCTTTTGCTCGATACCGAGCGCGTATGTAAAACTATTTTCCAACAAGCCTGCGATGCCCTTAACCTCCCTTTTTTAGAATCCGCTTATCTCAACATCATTGGTTGTAATTCAAAACGTTGTGAAGAGATCCTTACTGGTGCTTATGGCGCAGACTACCAACCATTACACAATGAATGGAAACGACGCTACCAAGCGGTGGTCATGCATGAACCTATCCCTGTAAAGCAAGGTGTGATTGAGCTGTTAGATTGGTTACATAACCAATCCATTCCTATGGCCGTGGCAACTTCTACAGAGAACAATGTCGCCAAAACCAAACTGAGATTGGCAGGCCTCGATCAGTATTTTCAAAACTTAACTACGGGCTGCGAAGTATCCAACAGTAAACCCGATCCAGAGATTTATTTGCTTGCGGCAAGTCGATTGGAAGTAAGCCCGGATGTATGTCTCTCATTTGAAGATTCCAATAACGGTATCAAAGCCGCGGTAGCCGCTGGCACCATTGCCTATCAAATTCCAGATCTCATACAACCGACAGACGAAGTCATTGCACTTGGTCATTCTATTGAACCCTCGCTAACAGATGTGCTTACCAAGCTAAAAAGCATCCACTAG
- a CDS encoding carboxylesterase/lipase family protein: MDNQKTVEINTPFGPVCCIESQGVLSAHRLRYAIPPLEEHRFALPVPITPWTTPLDCTKKGLQPLQLPCRLDSVMGEYSIPMGEDCLHLDVWAPSSNTENAPVLVYIHGGAFITGSGSYSCYDGSQLVKNTGMVVVNISYRIGALGFLPIDDIAPANLGLHDQLCALDFIQKVVSSFGGDPNNVTIAGQSAGAHSVAIHLDHPASRQYFHRAIMMSAPLGAKLHQPDKIREIAAAYLEELGVKPGDREALCRVSSEELLRAQKLLQEKFAPSGGEITPPFIPSVDGDFVTSQPGLALREGSATDIDVMIGTTREEMAAFLPTEPAIQAEIAKLAMPLFQRRFGEQAVAAMKKAAGYRVPSTPFNLISDVQTQAIFTEGSLEAAAGHSDNGGTTYVYSFDWQAPSSKFAACHCIDLPFLFGNLDVWVDAPMLDGAGKQEMENLVDIFQGAIAAFVRSGSPNGDSLPDWHQYGKAGLELHFDRRITVGSTRT; this comes from the coding sequence ATGGACAATCAAAAAACCGTAGAAATCAATACACCATTTGGCCCCGTGTGTTGTATCGAATCACAAGGCGTTTTGTCTGCTCACCGACTACGTTACGCTATTCCTCCATTAGAGGAACATCGCTTTGCCCTACCAGTTCCCATAACACCTTGGACCACCCCACTAGACTGTACCAAAAAAGGTTTGCAACCCCTGCAGTTACCCTGCCGCCTTGATTCGGTTATGGGTGAATATTCAATTCCAATGGGGGAAGATTGCTTACACCTTGATGTGTGGGCTCCATCAAGCAATACTGAAAATGCTCCTGTTCTAGTGTACATACATGGAGGAGCTTTCATAACTGGGAGCGGTTCATATTCTTGTTATGATGGCTCTCAGCTTGTTAAGAATACCGGAATGGTTGTAGTCAATATCAGCTATCGCATTGGCGCACTCGGCTTTCTCCCGATAGATGACATCGCTCCAGCTAACCTTGGTTTACACGATCAACTCTGTGCTCTCGATTTTATTCAAAAAGTGGTATCTAGCTTTGGCGGTGATCCCAATAATGTAACAATAGCTGGGCAATCTGCAGGCGCTCATTCCGTTGCTATTCACCTCGATCACCCAGCTAGTCGTCAGTATTTCCATCGTGCCATCATGATGAGCGCTCCTCTCGGGGCAAAACTTCATCAACCTGACAAAATTCGTGAAATAGCGGCGGCATACCTTGAGGAACTTGGCGTTAAACCTGGAGATAGAGAAGCCCTTTGTAGAGTATCTTCCGAAGAGCTTTTGCGCGCACAGAAACTCTTACAGGAGAAGTTCGCTCCATCGGGAGGAGAAATTACACCTCCGTTTATCCCTTCTGTAGATGGTGACTTTGTTACTTCACAACCGGGCCTGGCATTACGTGAGGGCTCTGCAACCGATATAGATGTGATGATAGGTACAACTCGCGAGGAAATGGCCGCATTTTTGCCGACAGAGCCAGCCATCCAAGCTGAAATAGCAAAATTAGCCATGCCACTCTTCCAACGCCGCTTTGGTGAACAGGCCGTGGCAGCAATGAAAAAAGCTGCTGGATACAGAGTTCCTTCTACTCCATTTAACCTTATAAGCGATGTGCAAACTCAAGCAATCTTTACTGAAGGAAGCCTTGAAGCAGCTGCTGGCCATAGCGACAACGGTGGAACAACATATGTTTACAGCTTTGACTGGCAAGCGCCTTCATCGAAGTTTGCTGCTTGTCACTGCATCGATTTACCTTTCTTGTTTGGTAACCTAGATGTATGGGTTGATGCACCCATGCTAGATGGAGCAGGCAAACAAGAAATGGAAAACTTAGTTGATATATTTCAAGGGGCAATCGCCGCATTTGTTCGTAGCGGCTCACCTAATGGAGATTCTCTCCCAGATTGGCACCAGTATGGTAAGGCAGGCTTAGAGTTACACTTTGACCGCAGGATAACGGTAGGAAGTACTAGAACGTAA
- a CDS encoding LysR family transcriptional regulator: protein MDWLESVRTYVRVVEQGSFHSAAKSLNMTTSGLSKRINWLENQLNIQLMKRTTRSLSLTEAGEHFYQKARYQLLEWQSLVDETRTIDSSPYGKLIIGATVAVGAKILMPYIDSFLAKYPNMKVKLIMTSPGQIPELQLDVFISRKVEQINTLSHKALPLSNHRQRFYASPDYLSRHGTPSTIEDLREHNLLVWGEHEEKRLTLSNGETLLMDGNFVTSNPEALFESVKRGMGVVLTPENLAQESVEKGDIISILPDVHGEGLSLYAYYPYLQQTHARTQLFIDFLKENFIQPRE from the coding sequence ATGGATTGGTTGGAAAGTGTGCGCACTTATGTTCGAGTTGTGGAGCAAGGGAGTTTCCACTCGGCAGCTAAATCCCTCAACATGACAACTTCTGGGTTAAGTAAACGGATAAACTGGCTTGAGAATCAGCTCAATATTCAATTAATGAAGAGAACGACACGTTCATTATCATTAACCGAAGCTGGCGAGCACTTCTATCAAAAAGCCAGATACCAGTTATTGGAGTGGCAATCACTGGTAGATGAAACCCGAACCATAGACTCGAGCCCGTATGGGAAACTTATCATTGGCGCTACTGTTGCGGTTGGCGCCAAGATTCTAATGCCTTATATCGATAGCTTCTTAGCGAAATATCCGAATATGAAAGTAAAGTTGATCATGACTTCTCCGGGGCAGATTCCTGAGTTGCAATTAGATGTTTTTATCAGTCGTAAAGTCGAGCAGATAAATACGCTGAGTCACAAGGCTTTGCCACTATCCAATCACCGTCAAAGGTTTTACGCTTCACCTGATTATCTCAGCCGTCATGGTACTCCAAGCACAATTGAAGATCTCAGGGAACACAATTTGTTAGTTTGGGGTGAACATGAAGAAAAAAGACTCACTCTTTCGAATGGCGAAACCTTGTTGATGGATGGAAACTTCGTCACCTCCAACCCTGAAGCGTTATTTGAGAGCGTAAAACGGGGCATGGGAGTTGTACTGACGCCAGAGAACTTGGCACAAGAAAGTGTCGAGAAAGGAGATATTATTTCAATATTGCCTGACGTTCATGGCGAAGGTCTCTCACTATATGCGTACTACCCTTACTTACAGCAAACACATGCGCGAACCCAATTGTTTATAGACTTTCTTAAAGAGAATTTCATTCAACCTCGGGAATAA
- a CDS encoding substrate-binding periplasmic protein has protein sequence MQRYLFVSLLILCSTLLPHTAYSSSTSFKGKTISVVYSSRWAPFSYHLENHAVSGILPVLLSKILTEKMGMEVNSYAEPWARAQESAKQGRYDAIFTAITPEREHYFLANKYDLFSLDWRAFVSQESPLFENIKPDQDILKNKKLQYVVVNGDGSSEQILKNYDLPYTSLTSAQQCLGLIAFGRKDVFLHSYLVGETLLHKMNLNNKVKALRKTYKSVGFKLLLSRKSSYDQALLDELDKHLAQMIESGELQQLREQVENEQLLKALDLN, from the coding sequence ATGCAGCGTTATCTATTTGTTTCTTTGCTGATCTTGTGCAGTACACTTTTACCCCATACAGCCTATTCAAGCTCGACTTCATTTAAAGGAAAAACTATCAGTGTCGTTTACAGCTCGCGCTGGGCACCGTTTTCTTATCACCTAGAAAATCACGCCGTTTCAGGTATTTTGCCGGTTTTACTCAGTAAGATTTTGACTGAAAAAATGGGTATGGAAGTTAACTCCTACGCCGAACCTTGGGCAAGGGCTCAAGAGAGTGCGAAGCAAGGCCGCTACGACGCCATATTTACTGCAATTACTCCGGAAAGAGAACATTATTTTTTAGCCAACAAATACGATTTGTTCTCTTTAGATTGGCGCGCATTTGTTTCTCAAGAATCGCCTTTATTTGAAAACATAAAACCTGACCAAGACATTCTTAAAAATAAGAAATTACAGTACGTAGTCGTCAATGGTGATGGCTCTTCAGAGCAAATACTTAAAAACTACGACTTACCCTATACCTCTCTTACTTCTGCGCAACAATGTTTAGGGTTGATAGCATTTGGTCGAAAAGACGTGTTTCTTCACTCCTACCTTGTTGGCGAGACCCTTCTACATAAAATGAACTTAAACAACAAAGTGAAAGCATTAAGGAAAACGTACAAATCTGTTGGGTTTAAATTACTGCTATCAAGGAAATCGTCCTATGATCAGGCACTACTTGACGAGCTTGATAAACACTTGGCACAAATGATTGAGTCTGGCGAGCTACAGCAGCTCAGAGAACAAGTAGAAAATGAGCAGCTCTTAAAAGCATTAGATTTAAACTAG